Proteins encoded in a region of the Marinococcus sp. PL1-022 genome:
- a CDS encoding FAD-binding oxidoreductase, whose amino-acid sequence MWIDELTNLLDGRSKIVRDTSTVERLSKDAYWYSPILYEELYEKKAECIVFPLNENEVQEVVVFAVKKKIPLTIRGSGTGNYGQAIPLEGGIVIDITKMDQTVNTTNEAVTVQAGKRLGVLEKEMRKQNKELRIFPSTFMKSTVSGFLCGGSGGIGSIRWGNLWDDNVNYVKIMTIEETPQILHIYGEEVLHYIHNYGTTGILLEAGLPLEEKMNWKQMLLTFEEFSNAVSYCGHLADRNDISLRLLSTCEWPLPLHYKPLEKYINNGESLVILETTADKEKIAESVQQFLGKVTYYIPAEKYQKGLKLSDFTWNHSTLWAHKNGENMTYLQARFDSKKLEEQIEVIKKEYQDEVQLHFEFIKIEGEVTPAALPVLKFYSTERIYEVIDFFERHGIQINNPHTYLLGFGGYNLRMDEIKSKKEKYDPHGLLNPGKIPKAKEII is encoded by the coding sequence ATGTGGATAGATGAACTGACTAATCTTCTCGATGGCAGAAGCAAAATTGTAAGAGATACTTCTACAGTAGAACGTTTATCAAAAGATGCTTATTGGTATTCTCCAATTCTATATGAAGAACTATATGAAAAAAAAGCAGAATGTATCGTTTTTCCATTAAATGAAAATGAAGTACAAGAGGTTGTAGTTTTTGCGGTAAAAAAGAAAATTCCATTGACTATACGTGGATCTGGCACTGGTAATTATGGCCAGGCTATCCCTCTGGAGGGAGGCATCGTTATCGACATAACTAAAATGGATCAAACAGTAAACACAACTAACGAAGCAGTAACTGTTCAGGCTGGAAAAAGGCTGGGAGTACTTGAAAAGGAGATGCGCAAGCAAAACAAAGAACTGAGAATCTTTCCAAGCACGTTCATGAAATCAACTGTCAGTGGTTTTTTATGCGGTGGTTCTGGAGGGATAGGCTCTATTAGATGGGGAAACCTCTGGGATGATAATGTGAACTACGTGAAGATTATGACCATAGAAGAAACACCCCAAATTCTCCATATTTATGGTGAAGAAGTTCTACACTATATTCATAATTATGGAACTACCGGAATTTTGTTGGAGGCAGGTCTTCCACTCGAAGAAAAAATGAATTGGAAGCAAATGCTTCTAACCTTTGAAGAATTCTCGAACGCAGTGTCCTACTGCGGGCACCTTGCAGACAGAAATGACATTTCGCTCAGGCTTCTTTCAACCTGCGAATGGCCATTGCCCTTACACTATAAACCATTAGAAAAATATATAAATAATGGGGAATCACTAGTGATTTTGGAAACCACAGCTGATAAAGAGAAAATCGCGGAGTCGGTTCAGCAATTTTTAGGAAAAGTAACATACTACATTCCTGCTGAGAAGTATCAAAAAGGTTTAAAACTTTCGGATTTCACATGGAATCATTCAACACTGTGGGCACATAAAAATGGAGAAAATATGACCTATCTGCAAGCCCGGTTTGATTCAAAAAAATTAGAAGAACAGATCGAAGTAATAAAAAAAGAATACCAGGATGAGGTTCAACTACATTTTGAGTTTATCAAAATAGAGGGGGAAGTCACTCCGGCGGCGTTACCGGTATTGAAGTTTTATTCCACCGAACGTATTTACGAAGTAATAGATTTTTTTGAAAGGCACGGTATTCAAATTAACAATCCACACACTTATTTGCTGGGCTTTGGAGGATACAATTTGCGCATGGATGAAATTAAAAGTAAAAAAGAAAAATACGACCCCCATGGGTTACTGAACCCTGGAAAAATACCTAAAGCAAAAGAGATTATATAA
- the msrA gene encoding peptide-methionine (S)-S-oxide reductase MsrA has translation MAEEQNTKLATFAGGCFWCMVGPFEQEEGVYDIMSGYTGGHTENPTYREVCSETTGHVEAIQMKYDPSVVSYERLLEIFWRQIDPTDPGGQFNDRGESYTTNIFYHDEEQHRLAEASKQELDENGPFKKPVVTRIREAGVFYPAEEYHQDYHHKNRFHYMMYRKGSGREGFINNYWSEQNEHQ, from the coding sequence ATGGCAGAAGAACAAAACACGAAGCTTGCTACATTTGCCGGAGGATGTTTCTGGTGTATGGTAGGCCCCTTTGAGCAGGAAGAAGGCGTCTACGACATTATGTCGGGATACACCGGCGGGCATACAGAAAACCCTACGTACCGGGAAGTGTGTTCAGAAACTACCGGTCACGTAGAAGCTATCCAGATGAAATATGACCCATCGGTGGTATCGTATGAACGGCTGCTTGAAATATTTTGGCGCCAGATTGACCCTACAGATCCGGGTGGTCAGTTTAATGACCGCGGGGAATCATACACGACGAACATTTTTTATCACGATGAAGAGCAGCACCGGCTGGCAGAAGCCTCAAAGCAGGAGCTTGATGAAAATGGTCCGTTTAAAAAACCTGTGGTAACGAGAATCAGGGAAGCCGGAGTGTTTTATCCCGCTGAGGAATATCATCAGGATTATCACCACAAAAATCGTTTTCACTATATGATGTACCGGAAGGGCTCCGGCCGCGAAGGATTTATAAACAATTACTGGAGTGAGCAGAATGAGCACCAATAA
- a CDS encoding ABC transporter ATP-binding protein, whose amino-acid sequence MDLKAAGYTRNESEINSVVRMVDVQKTYDNGNTAVEGVNLTINEGDFVSFVGPSGCGKSTIFKMVAGLTDITEGHINLLNKEVESEERDSKELAYVFQDATLLPWLNVFKNISLPLKFQNISKKVQREMVLEVLELVGLEGYEASMPRELSGGMKMRVSIARALVAKPKLLLMDEPFGALDEITRQNLQEELLRIWGSQKMTVLFITHNVFESVYLSNKVAVMTPSPGKIETTMNVPLSYPRVPEVRTDAEFSSLVAAVSEKLKH is encoded by the coding sequence ATGGATCTAAAAGCGGCGGGATATACTCGAAACGAGTCAGAAATCAACAGTGTAGTCCGAATGGTTGATGTCCAGAAAACTTATGATAATGGCAATACAGCTGTAGAAGGGGTGAATTTAACTATCAATGAAGGAGACTTTGTTTCTTTTGTAGGGCCTTCAGGTTGTGGGAAATCAACTATTTTTAAAATGGTCGCTGGACTTACTGACATTACTGAAGGACACATCAATCTTTTAAATAAAGAAGTAGAATCTGAAGAAAGAGATTCTAAAGAACTTGCATATGTTTTTCAGGATGCTACTCTTTTGCCGTGGTTAAATGTATTTAAGAATATAAGCTTGCCATTAAAATTTCAGAATATTAGTAAAAAAGTGCAAAGAGAGATGGTTTTGGAAGTGCTTGAACTAGTAGGACTTGAAGGGTATGAGGCGTCGATGCCCCGGGAACTTTCTGGGGGGATGAAAATGCGAGTGTCTATAGCAAGAGCTTTAGTGGCAAAACCAAAGCTTTTATTAATGGATGAACCTTTTGGGGCTTTAGATGAGATTACCAGGCAAAACTTACAGGAAGAGTTATTGAGGATATGGGGGTCGCAAAAAATGACCGTTTTATTTATTACTCATAATGTCTTTGAATCCGTTTATTTGTCCAATAAAGTAGCTGTGATGACTCCGTCTCCTGGGAAAATTGAAACTACTATGAATGTGCCACTGTCTTATCCAAGAGTCCCGGAAGTCCGCACAGATGCAGAGTTTAGTTCGTTGGTAGCCGCGGTTTCAGAAAAGCTAAAACATTAA
- a CDS encoding ABC transporter substrate-binding protein: MKKSKMTSRGILFTVGISSIALAAACGTEESSGGNTSGEASEELEESKLITNWFAQPEHGGNYAALQEGMYEEQGLDMEVEPGGPEVSSEQIVASGDADFGYTSGEDLLIARNEGIPLVAIGAIFQKSPYVLISHEGQVKDFEDLEGKTVYTATGVGYWEYIKEEYGIENVEERAYTGTLTEFVDNEDAVTQGYVTSEPYSLEEQGVDIDYQYVSDSGFESYGNVIFTTEDMIENNPEKVQAFMNATVEGWEYYRENYEEVNPFLKEQNPDLSEEKMEYSVEAQEELIFGGEAEENGFGYMNSGNWEKLQSDLNNLGIISNEESSEEIFTTEFLEEAQNE, translated from the coding sequence ATGAAGAAAAGTAAAATGACTAGCAGAGGAATACTATTTACAGTGGGTATCTCCAGTATAGCTTTGGCAGCAGCTTGTGGCACAGAAGAAAGTTCAGGGGGGAATACTTCCGGGGAAGCCTCAGAAGAATTAGAGGAGAGTAAGTTAATTACAAACTGGTTTGCCCAGCCGGAGCATGGTGGGAATTATGCGGCTTTGCAAGAAGGAATGTATGAAGAACAGGGTTTGGATATGGAAGTGGAACCGGGAGGACCTGAGGTCTCCTCTGAACAGATTGTTGCTTCCGGGGATGCAGACTTTGGTTATACAAGCGGGGAGGACCTGCTTATAGCACGGAATGAAGGCATTCCGTTAGTAGCTATCGGAGCTATTTTCCAAAAAAGTCCTTATGTTTTAATTTCGCACGAAGGCCAAGTGAAGGATTTTGAAGACTTAGAAGGAAAGACTGTTTATACAGCTACCGGTGTGGGTTACTGGGAGTATATTAAAGAAGAATATGGTATAGAAAATGTAGAAGAACGTGCGTATACAGGTACACTGACGGAATTTGTAGATAATGAAGATGCAGTAACACAGGGATATGTTACTTCAGAGCCTTATTCATTGGAAGAACAAGGTGTGGATATTGATTATCAATATGTAAGCGATTCTGGGTTTGAATCTTACGGAAATGTTATTTTTACTACAGAGGATATGATAGAAAACAATCCGGAAAAAGTTCAGGCCTTTATGAATGCCACAGTTGAGGGCTGGGAGTATTACCGGGAAAATTACGAAGAAGTAAACCCCTTTTTGAAAGAACAGAATCCAGATCTCAGTGAAGAAAAGATGGAATATAGTGTAGAAGCTCAAGAGGAATTGATATTCGGTGGTGAAGCTGAAGAAAACGGGTTTGGTTATATGAATAGCGGAAATTGGGAAAAGCTGCAGAGCGATTTAAATAATTTAGGAATTATTTCAAATGAAGAGAGTTCAGAAGAGATTTTCACTACTGAATTTTTAGAAGAGGCTCAAAATGAATAA
- a CDS encoding amidohydrolase family protein, with translation MLDLIVTNVRTHYDETLFNLGVENKNIKFMSSGWEPSKEVIDGNGGIILPPFIEMHNHADTFKVGERYEQNHKGTIEEGIKIWDKVKKELDEKSLEKQMSEMINTFIANGVFHARVMIDVSAPELRALFVLTKLKKSYEQFINLEIVAFPQLGLNEEWKRTNMEEALKFGADYASAVPHLENSEKEEKESINYCFRTAEKLKKGVHIFCDENDDQNSASIQKVLECQKRYEKIPVTVSHLNALHYYSKEVSEMILDSLKELNINVVSCPLVNSVTIGKKERAMPVGRGVTRVKEMFAKDINICTAHDDIKTPFYPYGNGNMLQAAYVMAHLAQLTTVKELAKLIDSITYHGANAMGIEGYGLIKNMRADFLLFSQKNVYDLLTAHSRPEMIYKDGMEISGQLPSLQRY, from the coding sequence ATGCTTGATTTAATAGTGACAAATGTACGTACCCATTATGATGAAACATTATTTAACTTGGGCGTGGAAAATAAAAATATTAAGTTTATGTCTTCGGGATGGGAACCCTCAAAAGAAGTTATTGATGGAAATGGGGGGATCATTCTGCCACCTTTCATAGAAATGCACAATCATGCGGATACATTTAAAGTAGGGGAACGCTATGAACAAAATCATAAAGGGACTATTGAAGAGGGTATTAAGATTTGGGATAAAGTAAAAAAAGAGTTGGACGAGAAGTCTTTGGAAAAACAAATGTCAGAAATGATTAATACATTTATAGCAAACGGCGTTTTTCATGCAAGAGTAATGATAGATGTCTCCGCTCCAGAATTAAGAGCCCTTTTTGTTTTAACTAAATTAAAAAAAAGCTATGAGCAATTTATTAATCTCGAAATAGTAGCATTTCCACAGCTTGGGCTGAATGAGGAATGGAAACGGACAAATATGGAAGAGGCATTAAAGTTTGGAGCGGATTATGCCAGTGCTGTACCTCACTTAGAAAATAGTGAAAAAGAAGAAAAAGAATCAATCAATTACTGCTTTCGTACGGCAGAAAAACTGAAAAAAGGGGTTCATATCTTTTGTGATGAAAATGATGATCAGAACTCGGCGTCAATACAAAAGGTACTGGAGTGCCAAAAAAGGTATGAGAAAATTCCAGTAACAGTAAGTCATCTAAATGCACTGCATTATTATAGTAAGGAAGTTTCTGAAATGATATTAGATTCTTTGAAAGAGTTGAATATAAATGTAGTAAGCTGCCCACTGGTAAATAGCGTTACGATTGGAAAAAAAGAAAGGGCGATGCCTGTTGGCCGGGGGGTTACGAGGGTGAAAGAAATGTTTGCTAAAGATATAAATATCTGTACCGCTCACGATGATATCAAAACGCCATTTTATCCATATGGAAATGGTAACATGCTTCAGGCAGCTTACGTTATGGCTCATTTAGCCCAACTAACTACTGTGAAGGAACTGGCCAAATTGATCGATTCAATAACATACCATGGAGCAAACGCTATGGGGATTGAGGGATATGGGTTAATAAAAAATATGAGGGCTGATTTTTTATTATTTTCACAAAAAAATGTATACGACCTTTTAACAGCTCATAGTAGACCTGAAATGATATATAAGGATGGCATGGAAATCTCCGGACAGCTGCCATCCCTGCAGCGATATTAA
- a CDS encoding amidohydrolase family protein, with amino-acid sequence MNNAIIKNVKIPSLENEVFHAVIMNGRYEKIVSAFSYHAEEMIKQEGSPNIEIIDAEGWIMLPTFTDIHTHLDKAYTYEQIPNKTGTLVEAIENYKELAGEFEVENIKKRMKKVLEQALANGTGRMRTHINVNSGPGGLKALQTACGLKAEYKNLIDLQVIAMIADPIEELKEDSSFLLSLIKNDIDGVGGAPHLSENCTEEIKILFAFAAEYQMLIDLHVDEQDDPAVRSIEEIIAQVKHYKYQRKTTVGHLCTLSAMETNEALSIIKEIVGESINIVTLPAANLCLQGRDDQKNVRRGTTRVKEFLANNACIAAASDNINDPFHPFGNADMLLTALMSAYANHLTGTEDIKKVFDMITKNPSEIFHEKVDIKIGEKADFVLLEGSSLADVLANQRPGRKVFRNGHWTSIRTVKQTVERGYNIHA; translated from the coding sequence ATGAATAATGCAATAATTAAAAATGTAAAAATTCCGAGCTTGGAGAATGAGGTGTTCCACGCTGTGATTATGAACGGCCGATATGAAAAAATCGTATCGGCTTTTTCATATCATGCAGAAGAAATGATCAAACAAGAGGGTAGTCCCAATATAGAAATAATAGATGCTGAAGGGTGGATTATGCTGCCGACTTTTACAGATATTCATACGCATTTAGATAAAGCTTATACTTACGAGCAGATTCCAAATAAAACTGGAACGCTTGTGGAGGCTATTGAAAATTACAAGGAACTGGCCGGGGAGTTTGAAGTTGAAAATATAAAAAAAAGAATGAAGAAGGTGTTAGAACAAGCATTGGCAAACGGCACTGGCAGAATGAGAACCCATATTAATGTAAACAGTGGCCCAGGCGGTCTGAAGGCCCTCCAGACAGCCTGCGGACTAAAAGCAGAATACAAAAATTTAATCGATTTGCAGGTTATCGCAATGATAGCTGATCCAATAGAGGAACTTAAGGAGGACAGCAGTTTTCTTTTATCATTAATTAAAAATGATATTGATGGAGTTGGAGGAGCTCCTCACCTTTCTGAAAATTGTACAGAAGAAATTAAAATATTGTTTGCTTTTGCCGCCGAGTATCAAATGTTAATAGATTTACATGTAGATGAACAGGATGACCCTGCAGTTCGGTCTATTGAAGAAATAATTGCTCAGGTAAAGCATTATAAATATCAGCGCAAAACTACAGTAGGCCATTTATGTACATTATCGGCCATGGAAACAAATGAAGCCCTTAGTATCATAAAAGAAATTGTAGGGGAAAGTATAAATATAGTGACACTTCCTGCGGCGAATCTTTGCCTGCAAGGGCGTGATGACCAAAAAAATGTTCGAAGGGGGACCACTAGAGTTAAAGAATTTTTGGCTAATAATGCTTGTATAGCGGCGGCCTCTGATAATATTAACGATCCATTCCACCCATTTGGAAATGCGGATATGCTGCTTACAGCGCTAATGTCAGCATATGCTAACCATCTTACAGGCACAGAAGATATCAAAAAAGTTTTTGATATGATTACGAAAAACCCCTCGGAGATATTTCACGAAAAAGTAGACATAAAAATAGGAGAAAAAGCTGATTTTGTCCTATTGGAAGGCAGCAGCCTGGCAGACGTTCTTGCTAATCAAAGACCTGGGCGAAAGGTTTTTCGTAACGGCCATTGGACGAGCATTAGAACAGTAAAACAGACTGTAGAAAGAGGTTATAACATACATGCTTGA
- a CDS encoding creatininase family protein, producing MLNTRYSGNAYEHFFLPHLSSDQVKDIPKEKALAVLHIGAVEQHGKHLPTFTDTLIGEGLLAKTFEKFTREDNIWLLPSIPYGKSTEHLYHSGTFSLSALTLQNILMDLGKSTANNGFRRLLILNTHGGNNDLLNMMARDIRVETGLMVFRLNPYSEKTKTLITEEEAEYGIHGGDVETSMVLDFKKNWVDMNLAAKDFFNFPENKTSLNLKGNRYFAWMAEDISKTGIAGDARKATMEKGKEINENISDFMAETFLEMADFEIDDLKK from the coding sequence ATGTTAAACACTCGTTATTCTGGGAATGCCTATGAACATTTTTTTCTACCGCATTTAAGTTCAGATCAAGTAAAAGATATTCCTAAAGAAAAAGCTTTAGCTGTTTTACATATAGGAGCTGTTGAACAGCACGGAAAACATTTACCAACTTTTACGGACACATTAATTGGGGAGGGGCTTTTAGCTAAAACATTCGAAAAATTTACCCGGGAGGATAATATTTGGCTTTTGCCCTCGATACCCTATGGAAAGAGTACTGAACATTTGTATCACTCAGGCACGTTTTCTCTCTCAGCATTAACCTTACAGAATATTTTAATGGATTTAGGAAAAAGTACAGCAAACAATGGATTTAGGCGGCTGCTTATTTTAAATACTCATGGCGGAAATAATGATCTACTGAATATGATGGCTAGAGACATAAGGGTAGAAACCGGCTTAATGGTTTTTAGATTAAACCCTTATTCGGAAAAAACAAAAACCCTTATTACAGAAGAAGAAGCAGAATATGGTATTCATGGTGGAGATGTAGAAACTTCGATGGTATTGGATTTTAAAAAAAATTGGGTAGATATGAATTTAGCCGCTAAAGACTTTTTTAATTTTCCAGAAAATAAAACATCTTTAAATTTGAAAGGAAATCGATATTTTGCCTGGATGGCAGAAGATATTTCTAAGACGGGAATAGCAGGTGATGCCCGTAAAGCCACAATGGAAAAAGGCAAAGAAATAAACGAAAATATTAGTGACTTCATGGCGGAGACCTTTTTAGAAATGGCTGATTTTGAGATAGATGATTTGAAAAAATAA
- the msrB gene encoding peptide-methionine (R)-S-oxide reductase MsrB, whose product MSTNKKYSTEELKQRLTPMQYEVTQNDATERPFENEYWNHKEEGLYVDVVSGEPLFSSKDKFDSNCGWPSFTMPLKESEVKENFDDSLGMRRTEVRSDEADSHLGHVFPDGPEPTGLRYCINSAALKFIPVNELEEQGYSEYLYLFK is encoded by the coding sequence ATGAGCACCAATAAAAAATACAGTACAGAAGAACTGAAGCAGCGTTTAACCCCGATGCAGTATGAAGTAACTCAAAATGACGCCACTGAGCGTCCGTTTGAAAATGAATACTGGAATCATAAAGAGGAAGGCCTGTATGTAGACGTAGTCTCTGGAGAGCCTTTGTTCAGTTCGAAGGATAAATTTGATTCCAACTGCGGATGGCCAAGCTTTACTATGCCTTTAAAGGAAAGCGAGGTTAAAGAAAACTTTGATGACTCGTTAGGGATGAGAAGAACGGAAGTACGCAGCGACGAAGCAGATTCTCACCTTGGACACGTATTTCCGGATGGTCCTGAACCAACTGGCTTGCGGTATTGCATCAATTCAGCCGCCCTCAAATTTATCCCGGTTAATGAGCTTGAAGAACAGGGTTACAGCGAATATCTGTATCTCTTCAAATAA
- a CDS encoding FbpB family small basic protein yields the protein MRKPQRLSFEDLMEANKNELKGNKQALDSIDRRLDEKKSKEVYVRQGTKKRAN from the coding sequence ATGAGAAAACCACAGAGACTTTCATTTGAAGACTTAATGGAAGCAAATAAAAATGAGCTCAAAGGCAACAAGCAGGCACTTGACTCAATCGACCGCAGGCTTGATGAAAAAAAATCCAAAGAAGTATATGTCCGCCAGGGCACTAAAAAACGAGCCAATTAA
- a CDS encoding VLRF1 family aeRF1-type release factor: protein MGITNNLKKLKNKEDKYGFVSFYLNTDIGEGGQPSEEWKIKYKKAVNGLKQYADKSETKDEKNAIKKITDDIEKYIEDHRDQLQKSIIIFASGDGSTWESDIFQVPVETEVMWEPTPQTEQLEKLEKTFPPTAILLTNKQDVYLIDTSMGVIREEMQFHWDVDKEDWQEYKGTASADRTAAGSTQVDKVQKRFEENRHRWYKSLAPVINKQMKNRGLDTAYIIGDKEYAKDLEDNMGERVKEVINKNLISTPTHEILNEIYPENVR from the coding sequence ATGGGAATCACGAACAATTTGAAAAAGCTGAAAAATAAAGAGGATAAATATGGTTTTGTCTCCTTTTATCTGAACACAGATATTGGTGAGGGCGGACAGCCGAGCGAAGAGTGGAAAATTAAGTACAAGAAGGCTGTCAACGGCTTGAAGCAGTATGCAGATAAGAGCGAAACGAAAGATGAAAAAAACGCAATCAAAAAAATCACCGATGACATTGAAAAATACATTGAAGATCACCGCGACCAATTGCAGAAAAGCATTATCATTTTCGCTTCCGGTGACGGCTCGACCTGGGAATCGGACATTTTCCAGGTTCCGGTGGAAACAGAAGTTATGTGGGAGCCAACACCACAGACTGAGCAGCTCGAAAAGCTCGAGAAAACATTCCCGCCAACGGCAATTCTTCTTACAAACAAACAGGATGTTTATCTGATCGATACTTCCATGGGCGTAATCCGCGAAGAAATGCAGTTCCACTGGGATGTGGACAAGGAAGACTGGCAGGAGTACAAGGGCACAGCATCGGCTGACCGTACTGCAGCAGGGTCGACCCAGGTGGATAAAGTTCAAAAGCGCTTTGAAGAAAACCGCCACCGTTGGTACAAGAGTTTGGCGCCTGTCATCAACAAACAGATGAAAAACCGCGGTCTGGATACAGCATATATTATCGGCGATAAAGAGTATGCCAAGGATCTCGAAGATAATATGGGTGAAAGAGTGAAAGAAGTTATTAATAAAAACTTGATCTCTACACCAACACATGAAATCTTAAACGAAATCTATCCTGAAAACGTACGCTAA
- a CDS encoding type 1 glutamine amidotransferase domain-containing protein, with translation MMSKIAVVLTDLFEDVEFTDPKEAFEKEGHELTVIENEKGKTVTGKQGEAKVTVDASIADVKPEDFDALLIPGGFSPDQLRGDQRFVDFAKYFMDHDKPVFAICHGPQLLITAKALEGRNATGFKSIQTDMEYAKAKLHDEEVVVCNNLVTSREPDDIPAFNRESLKQLA, from the coding sequence ATGATGAGTAAAATAGCAGTAGTCCTTACAGATCTTTTTGAAGATGTGGAATTCACAGATCCGAAAGAAGCATTCGAAAAAGAAGGTCATGAGCTTACCGTAATCGAAAATGAAAAAGGCAAAACAGTCACCGGTAAACAGGGAGAAGCGAAGGTAACCGTTGATGCTTCTATTGCAGATGTGAAGCCTGAAGACTTTGATGCTCTCCTTATTCCAGGAGGATTTTCTCCGGATCAGCTTCGCGGCGATCAGCGTTTCGTAGATTTTGCCAAGTACTTTATGGATCATGATAAGCCGGTATTTGCGATCTGCCACGGTCCACAGCTGCTTATTACAGCCAAAGCGCTGGAAGGCCGTAACGCGACAGGATTTAAATCCATCCAGACAGACATGGAATACGCGAAGGCAAAGCTTCATGATGAAGAAGTAGTCGTATGCAACAACCTGGTTACAAGCCGTGAGCCTGACGATATCCCGGCATTTAACCGCGAATCTCTTAAACAACTAGCATAA
- a CDS encoding ferritin-like domain-containing protein: MERVRENDPKVQELIDGLNVDLAHEYAAAIMYTNYAAVVSGIHTPMLRPLFEDEIGDEQGHAQYLASKIRTLGGTPTTKPADIKQTFQVREMLEAARDAEADTIERYTKRAQQAEELNMIELQNKLEDLISDETGHKEEIERILEGSDL, from the coding sequence ATGGAACGCGTAAGAGAAAACGATCCTAAAGTACAGGAACTAATCGACGGCCTCAACGTCGACTTAGCACACGAATACGCAGCAGCTATCATGTATACAAACTATGCAGCAGTGGTTTCCGGCATTCATACTCCAATGCTCAGACCATTGTTTGAAGACGAAATCGGTGATGAGCAGGGTCACGCTCAATACCTGGCTTCTAAAATTCGTACGCTCGGCGGCACGCCGACTACAAAACCTGCCGATATTAAACAGACGTTCCAGGTTCGCGAAATGCTTGAAGCTGCCCGTGATGCTGAAGCAGACACAATTGAGCGCTACACTAAACGCGCCCAGCAGGCAGAAGAGCTGAACATGATCGAGCTTCAAAACAAACTTGAAGACCTTATTTCTGATGAGACCGGTCATAAAGAAGAAATTGAACGCATTCTCGAAGGTTCCGATCTGTAA
- a CDS encoding ABC transporter permease, with amino-acid sequence MNGNAESTVVQKKEEAKLRTDKARWMPSLKALMPPLAALILFVGIWEFGVRIFQIPHYILPTPWAIVNAAIENWSSLLNALSVTILESIIGFVLSVVGGVSAAILMASSKWVERSLYPYAVILQTIPVVAVAPIVVIWFGSGMNSIVIITFLIGFFPMLSNTLIGLNATDKDMINLMKLYKASRMQVMWKVRVPYALPYITAGLKISCTLAVIGAIVGEYVSGIGGGDGGIGYAITVSAARMETAYLFACGIAASLLGIVFFLLINAFSKWVLGSWHESEMENKD; translated from the coding sequence ATGAATGGGAATGCTGAGAGCACAGTGGTACAAAAAAAAGAAGAAGCAAAGTTAAGAACAGACAAGGCTCGCTGGATGCCCAGCCTGAAAGCTCTAATGCCGCCTCTGGCTGCTTTAATATTATTTGTAGGTATATGGGAATTTGGCGTACGGATATTTCAAATCCCGCATTATATTCTTCCTACTCCATGGGCGATCGTAAATGCTGCTATTGAAAACTGGAGTAGTCTCCTAAATGCATTATCAGTCACAATATTGGAATCAATAATTGGATTTGTATTAAGTGTGGTTGGCGGCGTATCTGCTGCCATACTGATGGCGAGTTCCAAATGGGTGGAAAGAAGTTTATATCCCTATGCTGTTATTCTTCAGACCATTCCAGTTGTAGCTGTAGCCCCTATAGTAGTTATCTGGTTTGGCTCAGGAATGAATTCTATCGTCATAATCACTTTTTTAATTGGCTTTTTTCCAATGCTGTCCAATACACTTATCGGATTGAATGCGACAGATAAAGATATGATTAACCTCATGAAGCTGTACAAAGCCTCGAGGATGCAGGTGATGTGGAAAGTAAGAGTACCATATGCGTTGCCATATATCACAGCTGGTTTGAAAATTTCATGTACGCTAGCCGTGATTGGAGCCATCGTAGGCGAGTACGTTTCTGGAATTGGCGGTGGTGACGGAGGTATTGGTTATGCGATAACTGTATCTGCAGCCCGGATGGAAACTGCCTATCTATTTGCGTGTGGGATTGCTGCTTCTCTGCTCGGTATTGTTTTTTTCTTACTTATAAATGCTTTTTCAAAATGGGTGCTTGGTTCCTGGCATGAATCTGAAATGGAAAATAAAGATTGA